The following proteins are encoded in a genomic region of Schistocerca serialis cubense isolate TAMUIC-IGC-003099 chromosome 9, iqSchSeri2.2, whole genome shotgun sequence:
- the LOC126419506 gene encoding piggyBac transposable element-derived protein 4-like, whose translation MLNRKEMSKCLKKAVLKKGEMTFRHSPHTMACKWKDTRDVAVLSSKHRATVSDPNAVLDYNINKTGVDRSDQLVAYYHFKKKSMKWWKKLFFHLFIQGIVNSDNV comes from the exons ATGCTAAACAGAAAAGAAATGTCTAAGTGTTTGAAAAAAGCTGTACTGAAGAAAGGTGAAATGACATTCAGACACAGTCCACATACGATGGCTTGTAAGTGGAAGGACACCAGGGATGTGGCAGTGTTGTCTTCAAAACACAGGGCAACAGTATCTGAC CCTAATGCAGTCCTTGATTATAATATAAACAAGACAGGTGTTGATCGAAGTGATCAACTTGTTGCTTACTATCACTTCAAAAAGAAAAGTATGAAATGGTGGAAGAAGCTTTTCTTCCATCTTTTCATTCAAGGAATAGTAAACAGTGACAATGTATAA